From a region of the Armigeres subalbatus isolate Guangzhou_Male unplaced genomic scaffold, GZ_Asu_2 Contig1842, whole genome shotgun sequence genome:
- the LOC134203408 gene encoding uncharacterized protein LOC134203408, with translation MEEAKSAIRLRRKCLRSLRRLRQCDPGHPEALTKFQEARAAARKAISKAKEQSWENFVAKISPSSTTTELWRTVNTLRGNRQQRPVVLKRTDGYTDNPEEAAEELAKVYCERSATSSYPPSFQMAKVAAERRSIDFSHHNDDVYNIDITLSELLWALDKGRGASTGPDSIGYPLLQRLPLSVKTTLLELLNSIWRSGEFPASWRNAIVVPIPKPNCHDSGPNAFRPISLTSCMAKLLERIINRRLITELESSGRLDKRQHAFRAGHGTDTYFAELERSLPTTDEHCLIASLDLSKAYDTTWRYGILRTLKSWRIRGRMLNLLQSFLSERTFQVSIGGHMSQEYLLENGVPQGSVLSVTLFLVAMQPIFRVLPAGVEILLYADDILLVARGAKGEGLHRRLQTAVKAVDKWAKSIIGAKLPRGNRTTLLQVGSALVTAKLMYGIGLVSRGGPETLQTLAPPYNKMVRYASGAFVTSPIISVMAEAGTLPFEFLAVQSVARTAIRILAKSQNYSTLPLIRRTSDRLLELTGTALPAVGPLVRQSNRVWHARKPSIVWDVKRSVRAGDPPDRVRPIIQQLLSTRFHGSTVIYTDGSKQDETVGSAFYTQGIVGTFSLPKECSVFSAEAYAIKMAIGIRNIKTEMVILSDSASCLLALESGASKHPWIQEIERSVQNKPVRFCWIPGHAGINGNTMADRLANEARGQPSIDIPIPADDALRMVRQQIRHQWDHQWFNSREVKLREVKGDTHRWMDQVNAADQRVLTRLRIGHTRLTHTFLLKKDPPPTCEYCGVTVDVRHLILQCRQFVGEREGNRISTTSLRDALSYSEENTKRLLNFLHETRLYTKL, from the exons ATGGAAGAGGCAAAATCAGCTATTCGACTCCGGCGAAAGTGTCTCCGATCCCTCCGACGTCTGCGGCAATGTGATCCGGGTCATCCCGAGGCGTTAACGAAATTCCAGGAAGCACGAGCAGCGGCACGAAAGGCGATCAGTAAGGCAAAGGAGCAGTCATGGGAAAATTTCGTAGCGAAAATATCACCCAGCAGCACGACGACCGAACTGTGGCGGACGGTGAATACTTTACGCGGTAACCGGCAACAGCGCCCGGTTGTCCTCAAGCGAACGGACGGATACACGGACAATCCCGAAGAAGCTGCAGAAGAACTTGCGAAagtgtattgcgagagatcggcgaCTTCCAGCTACCCTCCATCGTTCCAGATGGCGAAAGTGGCAGCTGAACGACGGTCCATAGATTTTTCGCACCACAACGATGATGTGTACAACATCGATATTACTCTGAGCGAACTTCTGTGGGCCCTCGACAAAGGGCGAGGTGCCTCAACAGGTCCAGACTCCATCGGGTACCCCCTATTACAACGTCTTCCGCTATCCGTGAAAACGACGCTTCTCGAGCTGCTGAACTCTATCTGGCGCAGCGGAGAGTTTCCTGCCAGCTGGCGGAATGCCATCGTCGTTCCTATCCCGAAACCGAACTGCCACGATTCCGGACCAAATGCCTTCCGGCCAATCTCTCTCACCAGCTGCATGGCAAAGCTCCTCGAGAGAATTATTAATCGGCGACTGATCACCGAACTCGAATCGAGTGGACGGCTCGACAAGCGCCAACACGCTTTTCGTGCTGGACACGGTACCGACACGTACTTTGCCGAGCTTGAAAGGTCACTCCCTACTACCGACGAGCACTGCCTGATAGCATCTCTGGATCTATCGAAGGCGTACGACACCACATGGCGATACGGTATATTGCGAACTCTAAAGTCTTGGCGAATACGTGGTCGGATGCTCAATCTGTTGCAAAGTTTCCTCTCGGAACGCACTTTCCAGGTGTCCATAGGGGGACACATGTCTCAAGAGTACCTTCTGGAGAACGGAGTACCTCAGGGTTCCGTCCTGTCTGTAACGCTGTTTCTCGTCGCGATGCAGCCTATTTTTCGTGTGCTGCCTGCAGGTGTTGAAATCCTTCTATACGCGGATGACATCCTCCTTGTTGCACGTGGTGCGAAAGGGGAAGGTTTACACCGCCGACTGCAAACCGCCGTCAAAGCTGTGGACAAGTGGGCAAAGAGC ATTATTGGAGCGAAACTCCCGCGTGGTAATCGTACAACCCTACTGCAGGTTGGCTCGGCACTGGTCACTGCAAAGCTGATGTATGGAATAGGACTAGTGAGCCGAGGAGGTCCTGAGACCCTGCAGACTCTCGCTCCTCCGTATAACAAAATGGTACGCTACGCTTCCGGAGCCTTTGTGACCAGCCCTATCATTTCAGTCATGGCCGAAGCTGGAACTCTCCCCTTCGAATTCCTCGCAGTTCAATCTGTAGCACGAACGGCCATCCGGATCCTAGCAAAAAGCCAAAACTACAGCACCCTTCCCCTGATCCGGCGAACATCAGATCGACTTTTGGAACTTACGGGTACAGCACTTCCGGCCGTCGGTCCTTTAGTGAGACAAAGTAATCGTGTGTGGCACGCACGAAAACCCTCGATAGTGTGGGACGTTAAGAGAAGTGTACGAGCCGGCGACCCGCCGGACAGAGTTCGTCCAATTATCCAACAGCTATTATCGACCCGCTTTCATGGGTCGACGGTAATCTACACCGACGGTTCTAAGCAGGATGAAACAGTTGGATCCGCATTTTACACTCAAGGAATAGTCGGAACATTCAGCCTACCGAAGGAATGCAGCGTTTTCTCGGCGGAGGCGTACGCCATAAAGATGGCGATAGGAATCCGAAACATCAAAACCGAGATGGTGATCCTTTCGGACTCGGCCAGCTGTTTACTGGCGTTAGAATCAGGAGCGTCGAAACACCCGTGGATCCAGGAAATTGAACGTTCAGTACAAAACAAACCCGTCCGATTTTGCTGGATCCCGGGACATGCTGGTATCAACGGCAACACTATGGCTGACCGACTGGCAAACGAGGCCAGGGGACAACCAAGCATCGATATACCCATCCCTGCAGATGATGCGTTGCGGATGGTCAGACAGCAAATACGACACCAATGGGATCATCAGTGGTTCAATTCAAGAGAAGTGAAATTGCGAGAAGTGAAGGGTGACACACACAGATGGATGGACCAGGTCAACGCCGCTGATCAGCGTGTACTAACGCGTCTAAGGATTGGTCACACGAGATTGACTCATACGTTTCTGTTAAAGAAGGATCCTCCACCCACATGCGAATACTGCGGAGTCACAGTTGACGTACGGCACCTGATCCTTCAGTGCCGACAGTTCGTGGGAGAGAGGGAAGGCAATAGAATCAGTACAACAAGTCTGAGAGACGCATTGAGTTACAGCGAGGAAAACACTAAAAGATTGCTAAACTTTTTACACGAAACAAGACTGTACACGAAACTGTAA